A section of the Gemmatimonadota bacterium genome encodes:
- a CDS encoding NAD-glutamate dehydrogenase, producing the protein MSQATEATLTAIRASSPEAGAVCDLLLQRVAADEAGLAIRLAERLFAKARPEFVRERPPEALAQLVLGVLRFLQKSRPDRVDVQVVNPDQDNEEGWYAPVTVIRTNVSERPFVVDTLREFLHSQGMEIENYVYPLVHVSRTPQGRVYDVRPADDRELESIIHCEVARVTDPDTLAFLEREIHRRLSDVVAATDDFDDMVGAVNRVVERLDASAEEQPALASELEEIEEFLRWLRDGGFVFLGYRAYAIHGDPSSPTKTVQVEDGSGLGILRDESRSTFSEPVSVGDLPQAMRAFVDSGPTLIISKTNAESTVHRRARMDYIGVKRLDERGRIVGEDRFLGLFTSKAFGEDAARIPILRTKLQEILTSSGVSKGSHDYKEIITIFNSMPKEDLFLSPASVVGSEIQTILKAYHTHEVRVTTREDRLGRGGVVTVILPRERFSADVRKSVEALLVERFAAEVLNYHLALGSGDQARLHFSLAGPAERFQSVDRDALETSILALIVSWADRVAEGLARVRPPDEARRLAQWYGDAFSREYRVATDAETAVREILEVEAMRADERSESILLWNPDTEAEGERWTSLNLYLRGSRLVLSDFMPILDNARIRVLGVTPFDVTDLGGTKTVIYAFQIQGADGEPIPVTDVGTLLSDLLLAVRAGDASNDSLNALVLKARLTWREVEVLRAYATYAFQLGAVPSRQILPATLERYPELAALLFEAFRTAFDPEGAPDLESRQTEIAAIESRFRTGLRSVDLLAEDRVLRNAWTLLRATVRTNYYRHGGQAATGRSGGVPYISLKFDCTRMPDLARHRLLYEVWVRSPRMEGVHLRGAKVARGGIRWSDRPDDFRTEILGLVKTQMVKNAVIVPAGSKGGFVTLRRLPDREAQAEEAKEQYRTLIRGLLDLTDNLVDGQPVPPPAVFAHDEPDPYLVVAADKGTATFSDVANAIAADYGFWLGDAFASGGSNGYDHKAVGITARGAWECVKRHFHEKGKDIQTQPFTVVGIGDMSGDVFGNGMLLSRQIRLLAAFDHRHIFIDPDPDPERSFRERERVFQLGRSSWADYDKTVMSTGAMLIPRGAKEVELTAEARTALGLAPDDVVADGEALVRAILKAPVELLWNGGIGTYVKASTESHAHAGDPPNDAVRIDAPELRVEVVGEGGNLGLTQRARIEYALRGGRLNTDALDNSGGVDLSDHEVNLKILLNAVVASGALSLEQRNALLEELTDQVADAVLQDNSSQSLAVSLDELRCPEQLDDFRTLISGLEREGFLDRSAETLPSWEELSERRERGQFLTRPELAVLLSYAKIYATRAALDSGLPDDPATAAYLVRYFPPRAVQQAGPEILHDHRLRREIIAGQLTNDLVDLMGATFVYRMVSETGRSAAEVLRAWLITARLADHHLIFQALDGRADLSAAAAYAWRLRLARVFERTTRWVLQNASPDEAVATIAERNAQPLHALRKAFPDVVRGLDKVVYEQRVAEAVAQGADPAFARDAITLRFLDHLLEILGIARGTEAEPIDAARAFYGASELMRLPWLRQEIFRAAGTGHWEQRAAQALSGDLGRAHRHVVAHLMERAHASSVDAALAELQRAERRGAVRIAKLVEEIQSESAQGLAPLSVVVREVSTLADRVVSGQV; encoded by the coding sequence ATGAGCCAGGCCACCGAGGCCACACTCACCGCCATCCGGGCCTCCTCGCCCGAGGCGGGCGCCGTCTGCGATCTCCTCCTGCAACGCGTGGCCGCCGACGAGGCGGGCCTGGCCATCCGCCTGGCCGAGCGCCTCTTCGCGAAGGCGCGCCCGGAGTTCGTGCGCGAGCGGCCGCCCGAGGCCCTCGCGCAACTGGTGCTGGGCGTGTTGCGCTTCCTGCAGAAGAGCCGCCCCGACCGGGTGGACGTGCAGGTGGTCAACCCCGACCAGGACAACGAAGAGGGTTGGTACGCTCCGGTCACGGTGATCCGCACCAACGTGTCCGAACGCCCCTTCGTGGTGGATACCCTGCGCGAGTTCCTGCATTCGCAGGGGATGGAGATCGAGAACTACGTGTACCCGCTCGTACACGTGAGCCGCACGCCCCAGGGACGTGTGTACGACGTGCGTCCCGCGGACGATCGGGAGCTGGAATCGATCATCCACTGCGAGGTGGCCCGCGTCACGGACCCGGACACGCTCGCGTTCCTGGAGCGCGAGATCCACCGTCGCCTGTCGGACGTCGTGGCGGCCACGGACGACTTCGACGACATGGTCGGCGCCGTGAACCGGGTGGTGGAACGACTGGATGCGTCCGCGGAGGAGCAGCCGGCGCTCGCGTCCGAGCTCGAGGAGATCGAGGAGTTCCTGCGCTGGCTGCGCGACGGCGGCTTCGTGTTCCTGGGCTACCGCGCGTACGCCATCCACGGCGATCCGAGCTCGCCCACGAAGACGGTGCAGGTGGAGGACGGGTCCGGATTGGGCATCCTGCGCGACGAATCGCGCTCCACGTTCTCGGAGCCGGTGTCCGTCGGCGACCTGCCGCAAGCCATGCGCGCGTTCGTGGACAGTGGCCCCACGCTGATCATCAGCAAGACCAACGCCGAGTCGACGGTGCACCGCCGCGCGCGGATGGACTACATCGGCGTCAAGCGGCTGGACGAACGAGGCCGGATCGTCGGCGAGGATCGGTTCCTGGGCCTGTTCACGTCCAAGGCCTTCGGTGAGGACGCGGCCCGGATCCCGATCCTGCGCACCAAGCTGCAGGAGATCCTCACGTCCTCCGGTGTGAGCAAGGGCTCCCACGACTACAAGGAGATCATCACGATCTTCAACTCGATGCCCAAGGAGGACCTGTTCCTCTCTCCGGCATCGGTGGTGGGCTCCGAGATCCAGACCATCCTCAAGGCCTACCACACCCACGAGGTGCGGGTGACCACGCGCGAGGATCGCCTGGGCCGGGGCGGAGTGGTGACGGTGATCCTCCCGCGGGAGCGCTTCTCGGCGGATGTGCGCAAGAGCGTGGAGGCGCTCCTGGTGGAGCGCTTCGCTGCCGAGGTCCTGAACTACCATCTGGCGCTGGGGTCCGGCGACCAGGCGCGGCTGCACTTCTCGCTGGCCGGTCCGGCGGAGCGGTTCCAGTCCGTCGATCGCGACGCGCTGGAGACCTCCATCCTGGCACTGATCGTCAGCTGGGCGGACCGGGTGGCGGAGGGACTGGCGCGCGTGCGTCCACCGGACGAGGCCCGGCGACTGGCGCAGTGGTACGGGGACGCGTTCAGCCGTGAGTATCGGGTCGCGACCGACGCCGAGACCGCGGTGCGGGAGATCCTCGAGGTCGAAGCGATGCGCGCCGACGAGCGCAGCGAATCGATCCTGTTGTGGAACCCGGACACCGAGGCCGAGGGGGAGCGCTGGACGTCGCTCAATCTCTATCTGCGCGGAAGCCGTCTGGTCCTGTCGGACTTCATGCCGATCCTGGACAATGCGCGCATCCGTGTGCTGGGCGTGACGCCGTTCGACGTGACCGATCTGGGCGGCACCAAGACGGTGATCTACGCGTTCCAGATCCAGGGCGCGGACGGAGAGCCCATCCCGGTCACCGACGTGGGGACGCTGCTCTCCGACCTCCTGCTGGCGGTGCGGGCGGGCGACGCCTCCAACGACAGCCTCAACGCGCTGGTGCTCAAGGCGCGCCTGACGTGGCGTGAGGTGGAGGTGCTGCGCGCCTACGCCACCTATGCGTTCCAACTGGGTGCCGTGCCCTCGCGCCAGATCCTGCCGGCGACGCTCGAGCGCTACCCCGAGCTGGCGGCGCTGCTGTTCGAGGCGTTCCGTACCGCGTTCGACCCCGAGGGCGCACCCGACCTGGAATCGCGCCAGACGGAGATCGCCGCGATCGAGAGCCGGTTCCGCACCGGCTTGCGGAGCGTGGATCTGCTGGCCGAGGACCGTGTCCTCCGGAACGCCTGGACGCTGCTCCGCGCGACCGTGCGGACCAACTACTACCGGCACGGCGGTCAGGCGGCCACGGGTCGCTCGGGCGGAGTGCCGTACATCTCGCTGAAGTTCGATTGCACGCGCATGCCCGACCTGGCCCGGCATCGCCTGCTGTACGAGGTGTGGGTGCGCTCGCCGCGCATGGAGGGTGTGCACCTGCGCGGAGCCAAGGTGGCGCGCGGCGGCATCCGCTGGAGCGATCGCCCCGACGATTTCCGTACCGAGATCCTGGGTCTGGTGAAGACCCAGATGGTCAAGAACGCGGTGATCGTGCCGGCGGGATCCAAAGGCGGCTTCGTGACCTTGCGACGCCTGCCGGACCGCGAGGCCCAGGCGGAGGAGGCCAAGGAGCAGTACCGCACCCTGATCCGGGGCCTGCTCGACCTCACCGACAACCTGGTGGACGGTCAGCCCGTGCCCCCGCCCGCGGTCTTCGCCCACGACGAGCCCGATCCCTACCTGGTGGTGGCGGCGGACAAGGGCACGGCCACCTTCTCGGACGTGGCCAACGCCATCGCCGCCGACTACGGCTTCTGGCTGGGGGACGCCTTCGCGTCCGGCGGCTCCAACGGGTACGACCACAAGGCGGTCGGCATCACGGCCCGCGGTGCCTGGGAGTGCGTGAAGCGTCACTTCCACGAGAAGGGGAAGGACATCCAGACCCAGCCGTTCACGGTCGTCGGGATCGGCGACATGAGCGGGGACGTGTTCGGCAACGGCATGTTGCTGTCCCGTCAGATCCGGCTGCTGGCCGCATTCGATCATCGGCACATCTTCATCGACCCCGATCCGGACCCGGAGCGTTCGTTCCGCGAGCGCGAGCGGGTGTTCCAGCTCGGACGCTCGAGCTGGGCCGACTACGACAAGACCGTCATGAGCACCGGCGCCATGCTCATCCCGCGCGGCGCCAAGGAAGTGGAGCTGACCGCGGAGGCGCGTACCGCGCTCGGGCTCGCCCCGGACGACGTGGTGGCCGACGGCGAGGCGCTGGTGCGCGCGATCCTGAAGGCGCCGGTCGAGCTTCTGTGGAACGGCGGCATCGGGACGTACGTGAAGGCCTCGACCGAGAGCCATGCGCATGCGGGCGATCCGCCGAACGATGCGGTGCGGATCGACGCGCCCGAGCTGCGGGTGGAGGTCGTGGGCGAGGGGGGCAACCTGGGCCTGACCCAGCGCGCCCGGATCGAGTACGCGCTACGGGGCGGACGGCTGAACACCGACGCCCTGGACAACTCGGGCGGCGTGGACCTGTCCGACCACGAGGTCAACCTCAAGATCCTGCTCAACGCGGTGGTGGCCAGCGGTGCGCTGTCCCTGGAGCAGCGCAACGCGCTGCTCGAGGAGCTCACCGACCAGGTGGCCGACGCGGTGCTGCAGGACAACTCGTCGCAGAGCCTCGCGGTGTCGTTGGACGAGCTGCGCTGTCCCGAGCAGCTGGACGACTTCCGTACCTTGATCTCCGGCCTCGAGCGCGAGGGATTCCTCGATCGTTCCGCGGAGACCCTGCCGAGCTGGGAGGAGCTGTCCGAGCGTCGGGAGCGCGGTCAGTTCCTGACCCGCCCCGAGCTGGCCGTCCTGCTGTCCTACGCGAAGATCTACGCGACGCGCGCGGCGCTCGACAGCGGTCTGCCGGACGATCCGGCCACGGCGGCCTACCTGGTGCGCTACTTCCCGCCGCGGGCGGTCCAGCAGGCCGGCCCGGAGATCCTGCACGACCACCGCCTGCGGCGCGAGATCATCGCGGGACAGCTCACGAACGACCTGGTGGACCTCATGGGGGCCACGTTCGTGTACCGCATGGTGTCGGAGACCGGCCGCAGCGCCGCCGAGGTCCTGCGGGCCTGGCTGATCACGGCCCGTCTGGCCGACCACCACCTGATCTTCCAGGCCCTGGACGGTCGGGCCGACCTGAGCGCCGCGGCCGCATACGCCTGGCGCCTTCGGCTGGCGCGCGTCTTCGAGCGCACCACGCGGTGGGTGCTGCAGAACGCGAGCCCGGACGAGGCGGTGGCCACCATCGCCGAGCGCAACGCCCAGCCGCTGCATGCGCTACGCAAGGCGTTCCCCGACGTCGTGCGCGGGCTGGACAAGGTCGTCTACGAGCAGCGCGTCGCCGAGGCGGTGGCGCAAGGCGCCGACCCGGCGTTCGCGCGCGACGCCATCACGCTCCGGTTCCTGGACCACCTCCTGGAGATCCTCGGCATCGCGCGCGGCACCGAGGCCGAGCCCATCGACGCGGCGCGCGCGTTCTACGGGGCGTCGGAGCTGATGCGCCTGCCCTGGCTGCGTCAGGAGATCTTCCGGGCCGCGGGGACGGGTCATTGGGAGCAGCGGGCGGCGCAGGCCCTCAGCGGAGACCTGGGCCGGGCGCACCGCCACGTGGTGGCCCACCTGATGGAGCGCGCGCACGCGAGCAGCGTGGACGCCGCGCTGGCCGAGCTGCAGCGGGCCGAGCGCCGGGGCGCCGTGCGCATCGCGAAGCTGGTGGAGGAGATCCAGAGCGAGAGCGCGCAGGGGTTGGCGCCGCTGTCGGTGGTGG
- a CDS encoding DNA repair exonuclease — protein MRFLHLADVHLDTPSPGRTEVVRTRLRAASRDALHAAVDVALAEHVHAVVVAGDLFDGQRLSFDSERFLLAELARLGEAGIPVVYATGNHDAPELGSRAFELPWPDHVTVVARAEPVRRVVHDRDGTPVGAITAIGHASARETRDLSALLPDAPADGIPEVAVLHTQVRRAESAERHHAYAPSTLEGLLRRGYHAWALGHVHRRQILSAAPLVSYCGNPQGRTFNETGPRGVQIVDLAAPGAPRVTFHETARLRFETLPVDGLEDCRSLDALCREVAARWADRGAGALPGTEWLLRVELGGPCPLAAELAEPEDLRILEDELAGALGALEVEVLADTHPVLDVQHFRDRDDVLGEALRLVAGLESGAEDWNRVAPDELAGGETTAGPAREAYLRSLLAGAPVELLARMHLPEREREP, from the coding sequence ATGCGCTTCCTGCACCTCGCCGACGTCCACCTGGACACGCCGTCGCCCGGCCGCACGGAGGTGGTGCGCACGCGTCTGCGCGCGGCCTCGCGGGACGCGCTGCACGCGGCGGTGGACGTGGCGCTGGCGGAGCACGTCCACGCGGTCGTCGTGGCGGGGGACCTCTTCGACGGGCAGCGCCTGTCCTTCGACTCCGAGCGCTTCCTGCTGGCGGAGCTGGCTCGTCTGGGGGAGGCGGGCATCCCGGTCGTCTACGCCACGGGCAACCACGACGCCCCCGAGCTCGGCTCGCGGGCCTTCGAGCTCCCCTGGCCCGACCACGTCACCGTGGTGGCGCGGGCCGAGCCCGTGCGTCGGGTGGTGCACGACCGGGACGGCACGCCGGTGGGCGCCATCACCGCCATCGGCCACGCGTCCGCCCGCGAGACCCGGGACCTGTCCGCGCTCCTGCCCGACGCCCCGGCCGACGGCATCCCGGAGGTCGCCGTCCTCCACACCCAGGTGCGGAGGGCCGAGTCGGCGGAGCGCCATCACGCGTATGCGCCGTCGACCCTGGAAGGCCTCCTCCGCCGCGGATACCACGCGTGGGCCCTGGGGCATGTCCACCGGCGGCAGATCCTCTCGGCGGCGCCGCTCGTGAGCTATTGCGGCAACCCGCAGGGCCGCACGTTCAACGAGACGGGACCCCGCGGGGTCCAGATCGTCGACCTGGCCGCGCCGGGAGCCCCGCGGGTCACCTTCCACGAGACGGCCCGCCTCCGCTTCGAGACGCTACCGGTGGACGGGCTGGAGGACTGCCGCTCCCTCGATGCCCTGTGCCGCGAGGTGGCGGCCCGCTGGGCCGACCGTGGGGCCGGGGCGCTTCCGGGCACCGAGTGGCTGCTGCGCGTCGAGCTGGGCGGTCCCTGCCCGCTCGCGGCGGAGCTGGCCGAGCCGGAGGACCTGCGGATCCTCGAAGACGAGCTGGCGGGTGCGCTGGGCGCGCTCGAGGTCGAGGTGCTCGCGGATACGCACCCCGTCCTGGACGTGCAGCACTTCCGGGACCGGGACGACGTGCTCGGCGAGGCCCTGCGGCTGGTCGCGGGCCTGGAGAGCGGCGCGGAGGACTGGAATCGGGTCGCGCCCGACGAGCTGGCCGGCGGCGAGACGACGGCCGGACCCGCGCGCGAGGCCTACCTGCGCTCGCTCCTGGCCGGGGCGCCGGTGGAGCTGCTGGCCCGGATGCACCTCCCGGAGCGGGAGCGGGAGCCGTGA
- a CDS encoding AAA family ATPase: MRIERVTIGAFGRFEAFDSGADALGALTVVTGPNESGKSTFFTFLTTLLYGFSPVALEKHPYTPWSGASMEGEARLRLDNGTSLALRRRLLGSPWGRLEVEGAETDLRNRPLPFVEHVPRSVFTQVYALTLAELGHLEGATWSTIQDRMIASLLSDDVRPAREVAETLVGEAGALWRPNRRGHQSSRALAETLRDLQQQRREASERDARLRDLDRRLGERGEALAGLRAERADALTRLERLERLLPDAHRLARLDELAVRPRTSTAELPLDPAGELARLRREADEQAEEEVQAGARAERLEARRDELRTRARPVMDAEERLDRLRVTALPALAADGERATVERERARLESTPADAPAPAALSDPVRPAQAAAALALAGLVCLVWAGLGGGLPAYGVAFLLLGGAATLALRAVGAVRTAADARLQHTLARTRAEEHTAALERLRAREGELRARVEEAEADAQALAADLGVFEGAGLARTLEGLEQLRSRAREWSAEARSLDEALEALRTERTRLQERAQRSAGAARALHERLARLGDGDPDAGVQRFVRSQAQDAESRRLLDEIRERHGSVERLRHAIEEHVREVGPVEDAALARARAEQQERAERIEDLRGEVAGLEKDIAHLRTGPSVADVDGEIESVRVERARQERERDRKMLLAGILAEADRRFRERHQPDVVRRGAQYVARITSGRYHTLATGDRPGEPMLYVKHNGGPGIDVTGPLSTGTKEQIYLALRLAVVDHLDHGRERLPLFLDESFVNWDAERRDQGLRLLKELSRRRQVFVFTCHRDLADRLQTLGARVLRLGDGEQVELW, encoded by the coding sequence GTGAGGATCGAACGGGTCACCATCGGCGCCTTCGGGCGCTTCGAGGCCTTCGATTCGGGGGCCGATGCGCTGGGCGCGCTGACGGTCGTGACCGGACCCAACGAGAGCGGGAAGAGCACGTTTTTCACGTTCCTCACCACGCTCCTGTACGGCTTCTCGCCGGTCGCCCTGGAGAAGCATCCGTACACGCCGTGGTCGGGCGCGTCCATGGAAGGGGAGGCCCGGCTGCGCCTGGACAACGGCACCTCCCTGGCCCTGCGCCGCAGGCTGCTGGGCAGCCCCTGGGGACGCCTGGAGGTCGAGGGGGCGGAGACCGACCTGCGCAATCGGCCGCTTCCGTTCGTCGAGCACGTGCCGCGCTCGGTCTTCACCCAGGTGTACGCGCTCACGCTCGCCGAGCTGGGGCACCTGGAGGGCGCCACCTGGTCCACCATCCAGGACCGCATGATCGCCTCGCTGCTGTCGGACGACGTGCGGCCCGCCCGTGAGGTGGCCGAGACGCTCGTGGGCGAGGCGGGGGCGCTCTGGCGCCCCAACCGGCGGGGTCATCAGAGCAGCCGTGCCCTCGCGGAGACCCTGCGCGACCTGCAGCAGCAGCGGCGTGAGGCCAGCGAGCGCGACGCGCGCCTGCGCGACCTGGACCGCCGGCTGGGCGAGCGCGGCGAGGCCCTCGCCGGGCTGCGGGCGGAGCGGGCCGACGCGCTGACGCGCCTCGAGCGGCTGGAGCGCCTGCTTCCGGACGCGCACCGTCTGGCGCGCCTGGACGAGCTGGCCGTCCGCCCCCGGACGTCCACGGCGGAGCTGCCCCTCGACCCCGCGGGGGAGTTGGCGCGGCTCCGCCGGGAGGCGGACGAGCAGGCGGAGGAGGAGGTCCAGGCGGGCGCCCGCGCCGAGCGGCTGGAGGCCCGGCGCGACGAGCTGCGCACCCGCGCCCGTCCCGTGATGGACGCCGAGGAGCGCCTGGACCGGCTGCGCGTGACGGCGCTGCCGGCTCTGGCTGCGGACGGCGAGCGGGCCACGGTCGAGCGCGAACGGGCCCGGCTGGAGTCCACGCCCGCCGACGCGCCCGCGCCCGCCGCCCTCTCCGACCCCGTCCGCCCCGCTCAGGCGGCCGCCGCCCTGGCGCTGGCGGGGCTGGTCTGCCTGGTCTGGGCGGGGCTGGGCGGCGGGCTCCCCGCGTACGGCGTCGCCTTCCTCCTGCTGGGTGGGGCGGCGACCCTGGCCCTGCGCGCCGTCGGGGCGGTCCGCACGGCGGCCGACGCCCGGCTGCAGCACACGCTGGCCCGGACCCGCGCCGAGGAGCACACGGCCGCCCTGGAGCGCCTGCGCGCCCGCGAGGGCGAGCTGCGCGCGCGGGTGGAGGAGGCGGAGGCGGACGCCCAGGCCCTCGCCGCCGACCTGGGGGTCTTCGAGGGCGCGGGGCTGGCCCGCACCCTGGAGGGTCTGGAGCAGCTCCGCAGCCGGGCCCGGGAGTGGAGCGCGGAGGCGCGCTCCCTGGACGAGGCCCTCGAGGCCCTGCGCACCGAGCGGACCCGTCTGCAGGAGCGCGCGCAGCGGAGCGCCGGGGCGGCGCGTGCGCTGCACGAGCGGTTGGCCCGCCTCGGGGACGGCGACCCCGACGCGGGCGTGCAGCGGTTCGTGCGCAGCCAGGCGCAGGACGCGGAGTCCCGCCGGCTGCTGGACGAGATCCGGGAGCGCCACGGCAGCGTCGAGCGCCTGCGGCACGCCATCGAGGAGCACGTGCGGGAGGTCGGTCCGGTCGAGGACGCCGCGCTCGCGCGCGCCCGGGCCGAGCAGCAGGAGCGGGCCGAGCGCATCGAGGACCTGCGGGGCGAGGTGGCCGGCCTGGAGAAGGACATCGCCCACCTGCGCACGGGCCCGTCGGTGGCGGACGTGGACGGGGAGATCGAGAGCGTGCGGGTCGAGCGGGCGCGCCAGGAGCGGGAGCGCGACCGCAAGATGCTGCTCGCGGGCATCCTGGCGGAGGCGGACCGTCGCTTCCGGGAGCGCCACCAGCCGGACGTGGTCCGGCGGGGAGCCCAGTACGTGGCCCGGATCACCAGCGGCCGCTACCACACCCTGGCCACCGGGGACCGGCCGGGCGAGCCCATGTTGTACGTCAAGCACAACGGCGGCCCCGGCATCGACGTCACCGGACCGTTGAGCACGGGCACCAAGGAGCAGATCTACCTGGCCCTGCGTCTGGCGGTGGTGGACCACCTCGACCACGGCCGCGAACGGCTCCCGCTCTTCCTGGACGAGAGCTTCGTCAACTGGGACGCGGAGCGGCGCGACCAGGGCCTGCGCCTGCTCAAGGAGCTCTCCCGCCGCCGCCAGGTGTTCGTCTTCACCTGCCACCGCGACCTGGCGGACCGGCTGCAGACGCTCGGCGCCCGCGTCCTGCGTCTGGGCGACGGGGAGCAGGTCGAGCTCTGGTGA
- a CDS encoding alpha/beta hydrolase, giving the protein MSPPASGLAWTRYGEQGPPLVLLHGFAGNQSTWRFWTPELAADHQVYTVDLKGFGDSPRPRDGRYAPADQAALIDAWLEERDLRDVTLVGHSLGGGVALLTALRLLDRGSERVRRLVVVAGPAFPQPLPRFISMARVPLLGTLALHLLSPERVIRMALSSIVFDPAGLTDTQVANYADPLGRPGGRYALLESARQIVPTDLAQVVTRYPRLTQPTLLLWGRQDIVIPVGIGQRLAATLPRARLEVLDRCGHVVPEERPEASLALVRAFLAEHPLAR; this is encoded by the coding sequence GTGAGCCCGCCCGCGTCGGGCCTGGCCTGGACGCGGTACGGGGAGCAGGGGCCTCCGCTCGTGCTCCTGCACGGCTTCGCGGGGAACCAGAGCACCTGGCGGTTCTGGACGCCCGAGCTGGCCGCGGACCACCAGGTCTACACGGTGGACCTGAAGGGCTTCGGGGACTCGCCCCGGCCCCGGGACGGCCGGTACGCCCCGGCCGATCAGGCCGCCCTGATCGACGCCTGGTTGGAGGAGCGCGACCTCCGTGACGTCACCCTGGTCGGGCATTCCCTGGGGGGCGGGGTGGCCCTGCTCACGGCGCTGCGCCTCCTGGACCGGGGAAGCGAGCGGGTCCGGCGGCTGGTGGTGGTCGCCGGGCCGGCGTTCCCGCAGCCCCTCCCGCGCTTCATCTCGATGGCGCGGGTACCGCTCCTGGGCACCCTGGCGCTCCACCTGCTCTCTCCGGAGCGGGTCATCCGGATGGCGCTCTCCTCCATCGTGTTCGATCCCGCCGGCCTCACCGACACCCAGGTGGCCAACTACGCCGACCCCCTGGGCCGCCCGGGGGGACGCTACGCCCTGTTGGAGAGCGCGCGTCAGATCGTGCCGACCGATCTGGCGCAGGTCGTCACCCGGTACCCCCGCCTGACCCAGCCCACGCTGCTGCTCTGGGGCCGGCAGGACATCGTGATCCCGGTCGGGATCGGACAGCGCCTCGCCGCGACGCTGCCCCGGGCCCGCCTCGAGGTCCTCGATCGCTGTGGGCACGTGGTGCCGGAGGAGCGTCCGGAGGCGTCGCTGGCGCTGGTGCGGGCCTTCCTGGCGGAGCACCCGCTGGCGCGCTGA
- a CDS encoding OsmC family protein, with amino-acid sequence MLGTLNGALEVRGIKLAPDAIVADVTGINEERDRIPTLVEIQVAYRLRIPAGTRETVDRALERHATRCPTARSLEGAVRVTWSAEVEEEQAPAP; translated from the coding sequence ATGCTGGGAACCCTCAACGGCGCACTGGAGGTGCGCGGGATCAAGCTGGCGCCCGACGCGATCGTGGCGGACGTGACGGGCATCAACGAGGAGCGGGACCGGATCCCCACGCTGGTGGAGATCCAGGTGGCCTACCGCCTGCGGATCCCGGCCGGGACCCGGGAGACTGTGGATCGCGCGCTGGAGCGCCACGCCACCAGGTGCCCGACCGCGCGCTCCCTCGAAGGGGCCGTGCGGGTGACCTGGAGCGCGGAGGTGGAGGAGGAGCAGGCCCCGGCGCCGTGA
- a CDS encoding polyphenol oxidase family protein: MMRANAGALPLHSLHAWEERWPWVQAGMTARGDDDAPFDLRWFGGERPGAPDRWRRLREELGFATVVHAPQVHGADVLWHAALPPGILLTDPADGHATDRFGTLLTVSVADCVPVFLLAPEHKAIALLHAGRMGVAAGILSRGVRAVGAVGAGAADLHVHLGPSICGTCYEVGPEVHEALGLPRPDGPRPVDLRDRLRAQALAAGVPAGQVTVSTECTRCAPAGTWFSHRGGHAGRQVGYLGLRG, from the coding sequence ATGATGCGAGCCAACGCCGGCGCCCTTCCGCTGCACTCCCTGCACGCCTGGGAGGAGCGCTGGCCCTGGGTGCAAGCCGGCATGACGGCCCGCGGAGACGACGACGCACCGTTCGACCTGCGCTGGTTCGGCGGCGAGCGGCCGGGCGCCCCCGACCGGTGGCGGCGGCTCCGCGAGGAGCTCGGCTTCGCCACAGTGGTCCACGCACCCCAGGTGCACGGCGCGGACGTGCTGTGGCACGCCGCCCTGCCCCCGGGCATCCTGCTGACCGACCCCGCCGACGGGCACGCCACCGACCGCTTCGGGACCCTGCTGACGGTGAGCGTGGCCGACTGCGTCCCGGTCTTCCTGCTCGCTCCCGAGCACAAGGCCATCGCGCTCCTGCACGCGGGCCGGATGGGGGTGGCGGCCGGAATCCTGTCCCGCGGGGTCCGGGCGGTGGGCGCGGTGGGCGCCGGGGCGGCGGACCTGCACGTCCACCTGGGGCCCTCCATCTGCGGGACCTGCTACGAGGTGGGGCCGGAGGTGCACGAGGCGTTGGGGCTGCCCCGGCCGGACGGGCCTCGGCCGGTGGACCTCCGGGACCGCCTGCGGGCCCAGGCCCTGGCGGCGGGCGTTCCGGCCGGGCAGGTGACGGTCTCGACGGAGTGCACGCGCTGCGCTCCGGCGGGCACCTGGTTCTCCCACCGCGGGGGCCACGCCGGACGGCAGGTGGGCTACCTGGGTCTGCGCGGCTGA